The following nucleotide sequence is from Channa argus isolate prfri chromosome 9, Channa argus male v1.0, whole genome shotgun sequence.
CAGAATGAAGTCTAATTTTTAttggttaaatgtaaaaatagcaAAACTCCCACGCGAAGTTGTTGAAAAGTCTGCTGTTACTGCCACCAGTCATAGCAGCAGAGttgtttatttgaaaatcaAGTTTGGTTTGGGCCAGGCAGTTATGGTATCTACTTTTCTCAGTAGTCAGATTAAATTGATTTTCCTTTTGTGGAGTATGGATTAGAAGACCAACTGTAACATCGAGTTTTTTTCGGGGGGGGTTATGAAGGTTACAGGAGGATCCTCCAGCTGGAGTTAGTGGTGCCCCTTCTGAAAACAACATCATGGTGTGGAATGCAGTCATATTTGGGTAAGACATTAGTAGAGTTGTTTCCTAGGTATAAATATTGCGTGGGTTTATGTGTAAAGAGTGTAAGTAATTACTCTATCTTTTTTTCTAACTTCACAGTCCTGAAGGAACTCCTTTTGAAGATGGTAAGTATCTCATTAAGTGACATATTGTTTATGTAGGAAGAACTAATGCTTCTAAAGCACATGCAAGCCATGTCTAACATGACAGCTTTACCACATCCTAAAGATTGTGTGAAGAGCTACTATCCGGTATGTTTTGTAGTTCatataatttattagttttactcttattgttaaatatatattttacatcttTTCATGTTGGtaaagattgtggttttgtttagtttaggaGAAGTCACTTTTTCAGACTTGAAATCTTGCTTACGTAAACCAGCCAGTTGGATTTTAATTGGTCAAACATATGTTTTTGTCCCAGGTACATTTAAGCTGATTGTAGAATTCACAGAGGAATACCCCAACAAACCCCCCACAGTACGATTTGTGTCAAAGATGTTTCATCCAAATggtaaaattgtgttttttttaatgtacttttttacCAGTTCATagcatttgttatattttaggTGGTCTCTAATTGTGTTATTATCCATAGTTTATGCAGATGGCAGTATATGTTTGGACATCCTACAGAATCGTTGGAGTCCCACTTATGATGTGTCCTCTATTCTTACATCTATCCAGGTAAGACATGTCAGCAACAATAAACAAcagaattatacattttatattttttcgtAAGATTTTACTGTCTCCTTTTATGTTTTCTGAGAAACAGAAGGTGATATATTCCAAACCTGTGCTCATGGAAATGTTTGTGAAtgcagtttttcagtttaatgCTCTAAGGTAAAGGGTTAAAACTAAAATAGCGCTTTTCTTTGAAACCCAAGTATGGGAGTTTTTTTCTCTATGTgctaacttttttattttaattatttaaattattacatGAATCCTGTTACTGTTTGTTCTATAGATTGCTTAATTTAGTGGCAATGATGCATACTCTACCTAATTTTTCACTTActcacttttttcccctcagtctCTGCTTGATGAACCAAACCCTAACAGTCCAGCCAACAGTCAGGCAGCACAGCTGTACCAGGAGAATAAGCGGGAGTACGAGAAGCGTGTGTCTGCCATTGTAGAACAAAGCTGGAGAGACAGTTGACCTGACAGTCCTGATAGCTGCTCTCTTCATTGTTAAGCTGTGTGTGCTGCAAGTTTTAGTGGAGTACCTCTTAATTTGTTTGGGCCCTGTCACCCAACCTTTTTtgattttaagcttttatgcaCTTTATCTCCAACATCCCTACATAGATTGTTTTCTCACCTGccaaggagtttttttttatattttattcctCCTTTTCCAGTCCATCAGGGGAATGTACTGAATCATGCCTTGATGTTTTATCAGTAAGGACTTGTGGGCCCTTACCTAAAAAATCTGGTGTGTTCTAACTTGCTGTAAAATGTGCTCCCCATTACTAATTATGGTAAATATATTGGAGGGTGGCTCTATTATCTCTATTGGGTCCTTTTCTGTTATGCCCCTGATccgttttgatgttttttcacaAAGCAGTTTGTCTGGTCTCTGGAGTGATCACCTTTTCCATGGGAGAATGAGCAGCCCGAGCATTACAGACTTCAACTAAATCAGGCATCTTTACACtgttttttgctgtgttgtaaACTTTGTTACATGCATGACAGAGTGTATTCACATCCCTGTTCAGTACTCATGTATATAAGAACCCTGCCATTGAATTTATGTACAGATTTTGCACTGGTTGTCCctcatgtcatttttttcagcacttgtaaataaaaaaaaaaagctaattcatCCTCGTGtgaattttttattataaatgtaaatttaggaTTTGACCAAaaaatttgtaatttcttttctaatttcttGCTTTGATAGGAATTAATACTTGATCTGCATCACAGACGATGTGAGCTTGATATTACAAGCTCCAATGCACCAAGACCAATCACAGGGCACATTCGGTGAGGTAAGACATGGATTTGTATAAACAAAAGAATCAACTGTCCTTCCACTTAGGAGCTGTAGTGTAACCAGAAATTGAATATTGATGGGTGTTattttgtaagttttttttattttgtcctttcaacttatcctgtaagttcaggtttaccacagcggatcattaatCCACATGTTGatatggcacagtttttatgcagtGAtacatccctttttttttcccccactgggtacatttttgttttagcaaaaGCTAATGTTAATCAAACCTTTAAcgattattttatcttttggcATGTGAAACTTGTATGCTGAAATACAGCATTTAAGTTTAGTGGGGATGGattggagaaaaaaatgtttatgccATATTTAATGCACCACAGTGGTATACAGTTTctgattaaataattataataatcaaTAAACTGACAGTAAGTGGCCGTGTTGAAGAcaatctgaaaatggctgtgcactgacgcAACTCATCTGATGGGGCTTGAGAAGTACTGCAAACATGGAATGGGAGTAACTGCCCAAAAAcaggtgtgccaagcttgtagcatcatacacAAAAAGACTTGTGGCTTTAATCCTTTCAggattgtttgtagaattttgaggaaaataatgaatgtaatcaattttggaataaggctgtaacaacaaaatgtggacaatgttaaaaaaagggAATACTTTCTAGATGCACTGCTTCCACAGATTTTTAATGATCTTAAAGTCTGGAGAATGGAAAGACCTCGGTAAAGAATTCACCTTCatgtttttaaaccatttatGAGTTGACTTTTTGCTTTGGATTATTTTGTTGAAAAATCCACCCTCTTTCCTTTCTAGCTTTCTGACTGATAGTAGTAGGCTTAGCTTTAAAATGTACTGATATTGGGGTACatacattctttttttcactttatgcAGAGCTCAAATGCTTGATGCTGACATAATGACTTAAAACATCAGTGAGCCTTCACCACATTTGACTGAGATTTGTGTTCCTGTCCTCATGGGCAGATTTTGTTTCTCACCATATATGAATTATTACCAAATACTGTGCGAGGTATGACCAACTTTtaactttggtctcatcagaccacataAACCTGTTCCAAAACTCATTTTGTATGTTCACATGCTTCTTAGCAAACTGCTCGAGACAAATTTGAAAAACCTGGGCTCATATGCATACTGCTTTCTGCTAATAATCCGACATggcaaaaaaatgacaattgaCAGAATATGCTGACATTTCACTTATTGATAATGATGCAAAGTGACATTCAAAGATCctaaaacatttctaaagcaaatgttttatttattaattgagCATATATAATGGAGTGGGTCATGTTGCATGCATGATGACAACAAAGGAGATATAAATGCAGGACAGCTGGTAACAAACATGCAGGTTGTACAGTGCTTTATCTAGTCTTTGCAAGTAGTTGCAACAGAGAGGGAGCATTCTTGTTTCTCAGATATGCAGCagttacaaaaataattatttacaagaAGTTCAttaatctttttaaacattaacagtaaatgaaaacataaaatccaATGTTTTTACACAGTAGTGTCCATTAGGCCAAGCAGAACAAGCTACCTGTTGTATGCCCGCTCCTTCTTAGCCCTCTCTAAGGCTTTGTCCATGGTCTTTTCATTCTCACCCCTACACTTGGGGCAGTACCACTTCCCCTTAGGCTTATGATGGAGCCCAACACAGGAGAAATGGAACCACTCAATAGGACACTCATCGTTATCGCAGCCAATCATCTCACCATAGGACACCTGCTCACACAAGCAATATGTTGGCTCATCTGGGTCAATGGGCAGGTCGGGAGGTGACACTTCTCTCTCAGATTTTCCTTTTGAtcgtttctttttctttgaagaTGTTTTGGCACGTTTTTCCCGGGATACTCCCACCTCTTCAACATGTTCAAGACCCCCGTAGCTTTCCCGATTTTCCCCATTTTTTTGACGCCTGGAACGTTTCCCTCCACTCTTGTCTCCACCACCTGAACCTGGGGTGACTTCATCTCGCTTCTTGTCATGATGACCAGGTTTCCCTGGAGTGACGGTGGCCGATGATGAAGACATCATGGATGCTACAGTAGTTGTCATGGATGTTGCTGTGGGAATCTGACTTTCTGGGACTTcttgagaggagaggagaactTCATAATGCCAGTCTATTTGACGTGTTCTGTTCTCAACCAACTCCACCTGGAACAAAGAACATTAATTTTATCCTTTATTTGACATGTATGACTAAATGCAAGGTTTTCCAGTCCAGAGGGTGTTTTAGAATAGTTCGGCCTTCCTTGTATAAAGTACATTATacttaaaacaaatagaaacaaatcCAAAATAGTATAAACTAAAGTTTTGGCATGCTTTCTGTTGATCCAGTTATGTATATATGTTATTATAGTTAACTAAAATTATCAGGAATAACATTATGAAAACCTGTGCAATTAAGCTCcgccatgaattctgcttttacaaggtcataatttctgtgtttttaggttgaaactgtcagaaaggtgatatttCTCCATGTGttaattattgaggtcaaagtgggtagtggagtggTACTGGACTGCATAATAAGAAGAAGTGGTTCTATGTTTTggtcacctcattcattttaaacagaacaGGTGTAAACATTCTCACCTGGAGGCCAACAAGCAGCTTAACTGTACCAGCAGCATTGTGCACTCAACGTACCATTTGACCAACAATCTGGATCTTTTCATCTCCAAGCTCTTGACTGCGAATCAGTGCCCTCTGAATAGATAACTGAAGCTTGCGCCTTTGAAGTGAATCCGATTCCCGGCGATACCGTTCATAAGAATCATCGAGCTCTTTAAGGAcatctgtcaaaaaaataatttgaagtcTGAGAAGGAATACTTCCAGTCAACATTCTCACAGAAGACACAAATATTACCTTACATGTTGTCATTTGTAAACATGATTAATTTTTTGGTTTTCCACTGTAGAGGGGCACATGGAGCAATAAGTGCAAAAATGTACTGATGGAAAAGGATTACCTATCCTATAATTCTAAAATCAAGAACCTGACCCATTTCAAAGAAATCGTTATTGTTTGTCatacatatttgcattttatatatttttatgtgcagTTTGTGTGGACAGTGTAATACCTGACACAAATCTTTCAAGTTTATTTACCTTGATACTTGGCATCAATTTCCTTCATAAGAGACACGCTCCTCTGTAAGTCAAAAGGCAGCGATTCCACCAGGTCCAAATACTCTTCAACATAATTTACAACAACGTGGCCCGGGTCACCGTTGGTCGGGTTTAACATTGCGGATCCGTCCTTGCCGCTGCCCACTCCCAACACCTGCACCTTCGAACACACTATTTACAGATTAGGGCAATCTTTTGGTAAAGAAATACGTTTCTTACAACATTTAATACTCCCAAGTTTGCAAAAATGTGTACGTTATTTACTTTGCACCACCTGCCTAGTTGACTTGCATCCAACGTTTTGGGACCTAAGGACAGATCAGAGGGTTGAGGGAGGGAGCTGATCTACGGTCAGCCATAGTGAAAACTGCTACGTGTACTGTTAATTTGCCAACAGGGAGCTAACAATCACTACTGAGCATGAATGTAACCAAggaataaatatataaagtgaaaagtcAATGagtagcaaaagaaaaaaaacccaaaacaattaaCGTTACTTGAAGGTGATATTTAAGTTAGTGTCCCACAAAGTATCACGCCACATATTATCGGCAACAACCGACATGACAACAAAGCTACTAGCTAAATTGTAACGTTAGCTAATTGGATTTCCCGGTAAACTGCAGCGTTACTGTTGGATGTGACTGAACTCCACACCCACAAAGTGAagttaaaacaaactaacagcACTTTTCTCTCCACTTGGATCATTACCAGCCTCAAATACAAGTCAGCGTTAAGTACAACTAACATTGACCTGTTGGCCAATTTTCGTTAACGTTAAGTAACTTTCTTGTTTGCGATTTGAGTTACACGTGGCTAAATAACTGTTACacacatgaaaatataatttcattttcagcGTTAACTAGCATTAATCGGTCTGACAGCGTTTATGTTTCACGTTAGCTGAGCGAACGACACCATAACCTGACAAAGACTGTTTATCTAAATGTAATCAAACTTTAATCGATCACGTTATGTTGAGCTTTAACGGTAACGCCAACAACGTTTACATTTCTACAAACACTAACAGCGAATATTCTGGAATAATCTGAGATcttatttgtatgatttttgttttaaagtgttagCCAAACTAGCTTGTGTTCGCCTATAACGTTATTTAACGGACCATGCTGTCAATCacagtaaagaaacaaaaagttcGGGGCATGCTAGACTTAAGTTACTGTTAAAACTAGCTCGTTTGTACGTAAACGACTCACACAACACCTTAACCTTACCTGTGTGGATATTAGTTAGTGTACAGCTCCGTGATGGCTCTCGTTGCTAACACTAGGTCGTGTGAGCAATAGGTCCTGATAGCTCAATAGCAGCAGGCTAatgttagctgttagctaaaGTGC
It contains:
- the ube2al gene encoding ubiquitin conjugating enzyme E2 A, like isoform X1; translated protein: MSTPARRRLMRDFKRLQEDPPAGVSGAPSENNIMVWNAVIFGPEGTPFEDGTFKLIVEFTEEYPNKPPTVRFVSKMFHPNVYADGSICLDILQNRWSPTYDVSSILTSIQKVIYSKPVLMEMFVNAVFQFNALSLCLMNQTLTVQPTVRQHSCTRRISGSTRSVCLPL
- the ube2al gene encoding ubiquitin conjugating enzyme E2 A, like isoform X2 encodes the protein MSTPARRRLMRDFKRLQEDPPAGVSGAPSENNIMVWNAVIFGPEGTPFEDGTFKLIVEFTEEYPNKPPTVRFVSKMFHPNVYADGSICLDILQNRWSPTYDVSSILTSIQSLLDEPNPNSPANSQAAQLYQENKREYEKRVSAIVEQSWRDS
- the ing1 gene encoding inhibitor of growth protein 1 isoform X2 gives rise to the protein MLNPTNGDPGHVVVNYVEEYLDLVESLPFDLQRSVSLMKEIDAKYQDVLKELDDSYERYRRESDSLQRRKLQLSIQRALIRSQELGDEKIQIVGQMVELVENRTRQIDWHYEVLLSSQEVPESQIPTATSMTTTVASMMSSSSATVTPGKPGHHDKKRDEVTPGSGGGDKSGGKRSRRQKNGENRESYGGLEHVEEVGVSREKRAKTSSKKKKRSKGKSEREVSPPDLPIDPDEPTYCLCEQVSYGEMIGCDNDECPIEWFHFSCVGLHHKPKGKWYCPKCRGENEKTMDKALERAKKERAYNR
- the ing1 gene encoding inhibitor of growth protein 1 isoform X1, producing the protein MCSKVQVLGVGSGKDGSAMLNPTNGDPGHVVVNYVEEYLDLVESLPFDLQRSVSLMKEIDAKYQDVLKELDDSYERYRRESDSLQRRKLQLSIQRALIRSQELGDEKIQIVGQMVELVENRTRQIDWHYEVLLSSQEVPESQIPTATSMTTTVASMMSSSSATVTPGKPGHHDKKRDEVTPGSGGGDKSGGKRSRRQKNGENRESYGGLEHVEEVGVSREKRAKTSSKKKKRSKGKSEREVSPPDLPIDPDEPTYCLCEQVSYGEMIGCDNDECPIEWFHFSCVGLHHKPKGKWYCPKCRGENEKTMDKALERAKKERAYNR